One genomic region from Leptolyngbyaceae cyanobacterium JSC-12 encodes:
- a CDS encoding DNA modification methylase (IMG reference gene:2510098508~PFAM: DNA methylase) — protein MPCTDQDKKNQKLKTRSQKVQKGDSPNSAFSPIPSTFSFLFSSPMPSRAPRNRTLELSDNDRIRLGDRILHLSDSAELTQPQGTLCGDCLVWASRFPLAFVDLLILDPPYNLDKNFHGHKFTRQTIEAYTLWLDDAIATLKPLLKPTASIYICADWFSSISVFAVAATHFIVRNRITWEREKGRGARANWKNSSEDIWFCTMSDVYTFNVEAVKLRRRVLAPYRHNGKPKDWQVTPEGNFRDTHPSNIWTDITIPFWSMPENTDHPTQKSEKLLARLILASTNLGDLVFDPFLGSGTSSVVAKKLGRRYLGIDINLDYCLLAEKRLELADHDKTIQGYADSVFWERNTLALQKRGNGA, from the coding sequence ATGCCTTGCACCGATCAAGATAAGAAAAATCAGAAGTTAAAAACTAGAAGTCAGAAGGTGCAGAAAGGCGATAGTCCTAACTCCGCCTTTTCGCCAATCCCCAGCACTTTTTCTTTTCTCTTCTCATCTCCAATGCCCTCTCGTGCTCCTCGTAATCGAACGCTTGAACTCAGTGACAACGATCGCATTCGATTAGGCGATCGCATTCTGCATCTTTCTGACAGTGCTGAATTAACTCAACCTCAGGGGACGCTGTGTGGAGATTGTCTGGTGTGGGCATCCCGGTTCCCACTGGCATTTGTTGATTTGCTGATTCTTGATCCGCCCTACAATCTGGACAAAAACTTTCATGGGCACAAGTTCACCCGACAAACAATTGAGGCATACACTCTCTGGCTAGATGATGCGATCGCCACATTAAAGCCCTTGCTCAAACCTACTGCGTCGATTTACATCTGTGCCGATTGGTTTTCTTCTATTTCAGTATTTGCAGTGGCAGCGACTCATTTCATTGTTCGTAATCGCATCACCTGGGAGCGTGAAAAAGGGCGAGGAGCCAGAGCTAACTGGAAAAACAGCAGTGAAGACATCTGGTTTTGCACCATGTCAGATGTTTACACCTTCAATGTGGAAGCGGTAAAACTGCGGCGCAGAGTTTTGGCGCCCTATCGTCACAACGGCAAACCCAAAGATTGGCAAGTAACACCCGAAGGCAACTTCCGCGATACCCATCCCTCTAATATTTGGACAGATATTACTATCCCCTTCTGGTCAATGCCTGAAAACACTGACCATCCCACCCAAAAAAGTGAAAAGTTGCTAGCCCGACTCATCCTTGCCAGTACTAATCTGGGTGATCTAGTGTTTGATCCATTTCTGGGCAGCGGTACCAGTTCCGTGGTGGCAAAAAAGCTGGGCAGGCGTTATCTCGGAATTGATATTAACCTGGACTATTGCTTGCTGGCAGAAAAGCGCCTAGAACTAGCAGATCACGACAAGACCATTCAAGGATATGCAGACAGCGTATTCTGGGAACGAAATACGTTAGCGTTGCAAAAACGAGGAAACGGAGCATAG
- a CDS encoding hypothetical protein (IMG reference gene:2510098509~PFAM: 3D domain), with the protein MRFTRRRQILTSLLISSIGVFGWAIASVASTTHLSRTRLGRIVANFQFFNLSQRELWLQVNSFGNATRATPLNLWATYYHIHHARAAASGEPLLDRSGRRLGPVLSHEDWCRSAIQGTVRVAHSRGETVYTFSGRGDTPQTNCAAYFTSLAPDVLDKVNRARFTVSPTLYGEGTRKYKLVPYRTIAVDRSLIPLGSVLYIPAARGQLITLPSGDRVYHDGFFYAADVGSGIQGNHIDVFLGISSQNPFPFVTSKSSGTFQAYLIQDPDISGALYALHRSR; encoded by the coding sequence ATGCGGTTTACGCGCCGACGGCAGATTCTTACCTCCCTTCTCATCAGTTCAATCGGTGTATTTGGATGGGCGATCGCATCGGTTGCATCCACCACCCATCTTTCTAGAACCCGCCTGGGCAGAATTGTTGCCAACTTTCAATTCTTTAACCTGTCGCAGCGTGAACTGTGGCTGCAAGTCAATAGTTTTGGCAACGCCACCCGTGCCACCCCGTTAAATTTATGGGCAACGTATTATCACATCCACCACGCTCGAGCTGCTGCCAGTGGCGAACCTTTACTCGATCGCTCAGGACGACGCCTTGGTCCAGTATTGTCTCACGAAGATTGGTGTCGGTCTGCAATTCAGGGCACGGTGCGAGTGGCTCACTCACGGGGCGAAACCGTTTACACCTTTTCTGGACGCGGAGACACTCCCCAAACCAACTGTGCTGCCTACTTCACTAGCCTGGCTCCGGATGTACTGGATAAAGTCAACCGGGCACGCTTCACCGTCAGCCCTACTCTCTATGGGGAAGGCACCCGTAAATATAAACTCGTCCCTTACCGCACGATCGCCGTTGATCGCTCCCTCATTCCCCTCGGTTCCGTTCTTTACATTCCTGCTGCCCGTGGACAGTTGATCACTTTGCCCTCTGGCGATCGCGTCTATCATGATGGTTTCTTCTACGCTGCTGATGTGGGCAGTGGCATTCAGGGCAATCATATTGACGTGTTTCTTGGCATCAGTTCTCAAAATCCTTTCCCCTTCGTCACTAGTAAATCCAGCGGTACTTTCCAGGCATACCTTATCCAAGATCCGGATATCTCCGGAGCATTGTATGCCTTGCACCGATCAAGATAA